Proteins from one Mercurialis annua linkage group LG7, ddMerAnnu1.2, whole genome shotgun sequence genomic window:
- the LOC126654449 gene encoding protein RALF-like 34, with the protein MAIHKLALLLVLTLITSSRLVSAQLITDWPSMASAVSMYGDLEDNTESDLFDVDGDDDDGEIADRRSLIWRRFHYYISYGALSANRIPCPPRSGRSYYTHNCFKSRAAVNPYTRGCSRITRCRR; encoded by the coding sequence atGGCGATTCACAAACTCGCTCTGCTACTCGTTCTCACTCTGATAACTTCATCTAGACTCGTCTCTGCTCAACTCATCACCGATTGGCCGTCGATGGCGAGCGCCGTCTCAATGTACGGCGATTTAGAGGACAACACTGAGTCAGATCTTTTTGACGTTGACGGAGACGATGATGACGGTGAAATCGCTGACCGTAGATCTTTGATTTGGAGGAGGTTTCATTATTACATATCCTACGGTGCTCTGTCTGCTAATAGGATTCCTTGTCCGCCGAGATCTGGAAGATCTTATTACACTCATAACTGCTTCAAATCTAGAGCTGCTGTTAATCCGTACACTAGAGGCTGTTCTAGGATCACTCGTTGCAGAAGATGA